A stretch of the Pangasianodon hypophthalmus isolate fPanHyp1 chromosome 28, fPanHyp1.pri, whole genome shotgun sequence genome encodes the following:
- the LOC113547393 gene encoding uncharacterized protein LOC113547393, with translation MSGLNNSPSPLSTTSNQSEDSVHTSSYESESNESDEREDSRLKVPSIPSPRMVEAASPTSVKFDQSVAPRITFQNSLKHKGVSPAPMYGYQGKDQLCPVMFSPASVTIRASWDKPNSPAVSYNSMTSVQSMNPPLKFSREPDVVGRKEAASPAPTMASVQSEQSMDPPATFSCRLKVPSIPSPRMVDAASPGPTSVRSDLSVIPRATIKVSESYTSLMMREHLRCSVCKDMLKEPVSIPCGHSFCQTCILSYWTKPIHAGSYSCPQCRKRFKTCPALSLNLTLANVVQTQQQAGFSPALLPQSYAGPGDVACDICSESSIRAVKSCLTCCTSYCETHVRRHYTVEALQEHILREPTKDLEQEVYKTNTPVEVGLKDLKSNMMNEMKQLENTVNKMTVKLEDLQRSITQITEAQHPRKSNHTEDFVFQVLDFAVPDFQLPQE, from the exons ATGTCAGGATTAAACAATTCACCCAGCCCTCTGTCCACCACGAGTAACCAGTCAGAGGACTCTGTGCACACATCCAGTTATGAGAGTGAGAGTAATGAGTCTGATGAACGTGAGGACTCGAG GTTAAAGGTGCCCAGCATACCGTCTCCTCGCATGGTGGAAGCGGCATCTCCAACATCTGTCAAATTTGACCAGTCAGTGGCCCCAAGAATTACATTCCAAAACAG CCTGAAGCACAAGGGGGTATCACCAGCTCCTATGTACGGTTATCAGGGAAAGGACCAGTTATGTCCAGTTATGTTCAGCCCAGCATCAGTGACTATTCG TGCATCCTGGGACAAACCAAATTCACCAGCTGTATCATACAACTCAATGACAAGTGTCCAGTCTATGAACCCTCCACTTAAGTTCAGTCGAGAGCCTGATGTGGTGGG AAGAAAAGAAGCAGCATCTCCAGCTCCCACAATGGCATCTGTTCAATCCGAGCAGTCAATGGATCCACCTGCTACATTCAGTTGCAG gTTAAAGGTGCCCAGCATACCGTCTCCTCGCATGGTAGACGCGGCATCTCCAGGTCCAACATCTGTCAGATCTGACCTGTCAGTGATTCCAAGAGCTACAATCAAAGTCAG TGAATCATACACCAGTCTGATGATGAGGGAACACTtgaggtgttcagtgtgtaaaGATATGCTGAAGGAGCCTGTGTCCATCCCATGTGGACACAGTTTCTGCCAAACCTGCATCCTGTCCTACTGGACCAAACCAATCCATGCAGGAAGCTACTCCTGCCCTCAGTGTAGGAAGAGATTTAAAACTTGTCCTGCACTGAGCCTAAACCTGACTCTGGCTAACGTGGTGCAGACGCAGCAGCAGGCTGGGTTCAGTCCTGCTCTTCTTCCTCAAAGCTACGCTGGCCCTGGAGATGTGGCCTGTGATATCTGCTCTGAGAGTAGCATCAGAGCGGTGAAGTCGTGCCTGACCTGCTGTACATCTTACTGTGAAACCCACGTGAGGCGGCACTACACTGTAGAAGCGCTGCAGGAACATATCCTCAGGGAGCCAACAAAAGATCTGGAGCAGGAAGTCTACAAAACTAATACTCCAGTTGAG GTTGGACTTAAGGATCTAAAGAGCAATATGATGAATGAGATGAAGCAACTCGAAAACACTGTTAATAAAATGACAGTGAAATTGGAG GACCTGCAGAGAAGTATTACACAGATTACAGAGGCCCAGCACCCAAGAAAAAGCAATCACACAGAGG ACTTTGTCTTTCAGGTGCTTGATTTTGCTGTGCCTGACTTCCAGTTGCCACAGgaatga